The proteins below are encoded in one region of Knoellia sp. S7-12:
- a CDS encoding LacI family DNA-binding transcriptional regulator yields the protein MTDSAHGSSRRSATMHDVAALAGVSQATVSLVLNDSNGSRFSDQTKKRVREAAARLGYRTNAFAKSLRKGESGMIGFVSDEVATSPFAGKLLKGAQERAWAAGHVIISVDTFGEAGLEQAAIEMMQSYRVRGIVYAAMYHRRITVPALLADTPTVVVNAQDDAGRVDSFFPDEELGGFTATQHLLEAGHTRIGMINIQPRDSTLPAGIGRLAGYRRALKEAGVQPDTDLVRYGDGIVESGQVLTTELMRGPDAPTAIFAANDRTAWGAYRALSALGLTVGVDCSVVGFDDMETVAQHLDPALTTLALPFEEMGRRAVDALLAPRSTPRQEALECPLISRQSVAKAKVPA from the coding sequence ATGACTGACAGCGCGCACGGCAGCAGTCGCAGGTCGGCGACGATGCACGACGTTGCCGCTCTCGCCGGCGTCTCCCAGGCGACCGTCTCCCTCGTCCTCAACGACTCCAACGGCAGCCGCTTCTCGGACCAGACCAAGAAGCGCGTGCGAGAGGCCGCCGCGCGACTCGGCTACCGCACCAACGCGTTCGCCAAGTCCCTGCGCAAGGGCGAGTCCGGGATGATCGGCTTCGTCTCCGACGAGGTCGCCACGTCCCCTTTCGCCGGCAAGCTGCTCAAGGGTGCGCAGGAGCGGGCCTGGGCTGCGGGCCACGTCATCATCTCGGTCGACACCTTCGGTGAAGCAGGCCTGGAGCAGGCCGCGATCGAGATGATGCAGTCCTACCGGGTGCGAGGGATCGTCTACGCCGCGATGTACCACCGGCGCATCACCGTGCCCGCTCTCCTGGCCGACACACCCACTGTCGTCGTCAACGCCCAGGACGACGCAGGACGCGTGGACAGCTTCTTCCCCGACGAGGAGCTCGGCGGCTTCACCGCGACCCAGCACCTCCTCGAGGCTGGCCACACGCGCATCGGCATGATCAACATCCAGCCCAGGGACAGCACGCTCCCTGCAGGCATCGGCCGCCTCGCCGGCTATCGCCGAGCGCTGAAGGAGGCCGGGGTCCAACCGGACACCGACCTCGTCCGCTACGGCGACGGCATCGTGGAGAGCGGGCAAGTGCTCACCACGGAGCTCATGCGTGGACCGGACGCGCCGACCGCCATCTTCGCCGCGAACGACCGCACCGCCTGGGGCGCCTACCGCGCCCTCTCTGCTCTGGGTCTGACCGTGGGGGTGGACTGCTCGGTCGTCGGGTTCGACGACATGGAGACCGTGGCCCAGCACCTCGACCCGGCCCTGACCACGCTCGCCCTGCCCTTCGAGGAGATGGGTCGCCGCGCCGTCGACGCCCTGCTCGCTCCCCGCAGCACTCCACGCCAAGAGGCCCTCGAGTGCCCTCTCATCTCCCGTCAGTCCGTCGCGAAGGCAAAGGTGCCCGCATGA
- a CDS encoding GH32 C-terminal domain-containing protein — protein sequence MSTATMSSRRARSWVIALLTLAFVAVGLPASADTPEHRPAYHFSTAKNWLNDPNGLIFHKGVYHLFFQHNPLGNGWGNMSWGHATSKDLVHWDEQPVAIPFDATEGVFSGSVVVDHENRSGFGTAQNPPMVAIYTSAYTAASGRDGIQAQSLAYSTDDGQTWTKYSGNPVLDIGSREFRDPKVFWYEPANEWRMVAVIANEHKVNIWRSANLKDWTHLSDFGPRNATGGLWECPDLFPLAIDGDPDNVKWVMLVSLNPGGIAGGSGTQYFVGDFDGTTFTPDGPATYEPPNGTVLQDFEAGYAGWSPTGTAFGSAPVAGTLPGQQTVTGFEGSHLVNSFVDADSAQGELTSPSFTVNERYLNFLVGGGRHPAVPGATQGDPGGSVFADFENLDPATHLPTGWRATGDFVGYGATPSGLPNHQGQNVLDTCVVPDKCDPAVGTFESPEFTVTQKFVNLLIAGGTHPLSAPAPTVVELVVDGQVVGSVTGNSSGDMDWRYIDATAVVGKVARLVVRDDRSSGDWGHLMVDDIRFGDTAAGPRDRQTTVNLVVDGEVVRSETGNDSESLDWASWDLADLQGQSAQIRVVDHNSGGWGHVLADQFTLAGAPAKSGTARASWVDYGRDNYAGVTFNGLPMDQRISISWMNNWQYAGDVPTDPWRGQMTMPRELALVSTPDGPRLSQSPVDGINDIAVSRSKQQVKARGVVAGERPTGRSAELARVEVRVALGSASEAGVVLRRSADGAVGTKVGVRRDGTLVVDRTKSGNVAFNPLFPSVEEAPVTLENGEATFTAYLDRSSVEVLGEAGQVSITDLIYPPGSATGVGTYVVGGPAKAIDIKITPMTP from the coding sequence ATGAGCACCGCCACCATGTCCTCACGTCGAGCTCGGTCGTGGGTGATCGCGCTCCTCACCCTGGCCTTCGTCGCCGTCGGCCTCCCCGCCAGTGCCGACACCCCCGAGCACCGTCCGGCCTACCACTTCAGCACGGCGAAGAACTGGCTCAACGACCCCAACGGACTCATCTTCCACAAGGGCGTCTATCACCTCTTCTTCCAGCACAATCCCCTCGGGAACGGCTGGGGCAACATGTCCTGGGGTCACGCCACGAGCAAGGATCTCGTCCATTGGGACGAGCAGCCCGTGGCCATCCCGTTCGACGCCACCGAGGGGGTCTTCTCTGGCTCCGTCGTCGTTGACCACGAGAACCGGTCGGGCTTCGGCACCGCGCAGAATCCGCCGATGGTCGCGATCTACACCAGCGCCTACACCGCGGCGAGTGGGCGCGACGGCATCCAGGCCCAGTCCCTCGCCTACTCCACTGACGACGGGCAGACGTGGACCAAATACTCCGGGAACCCCGTGCTCGACATCGGCTCCCGAGAGTTCCGCGACCCCAAGGTCTTCTGGTACGAGCCCGCGAACGAGTGGCGGATGGTCGCCGTGATCGCCAACGAGCACAAGGTGAACATCTGGCGCTCGGCGAACCTCAAGGACTGGACCCATCTCTCCGACTTCGGCCCGCGCAACGCGACCGGCGGGTTGTGGGAGTGCCCTGACCTCTTCCCCCTCGCCATAGACGGAGACCCTGACAACGTCAAGTGGGTCATGCTCGTGAGCCTCAATCCCGGTGGTATTGCTGGCGGTTCGGGCACCCAGTACTTCGTTGGCGACTTCGACGGCACGACGTTCACACCCGATGGTCCGGCAACCTACGAGCCCCCGAACGGGACCGTGCTGCAGGACTTCGAGGCCGGGTATGCCGGGTGGTCCCCCACTGGGACCGCATTCGGCTCCGCGCCCGTCGCCGGGACGCTTCCGGGTCAGCAGACGGTGACGGGCTTCGAAGGCTCGCACCTCGTCAACAGCTTCGTCGACGCCGACAGCGCGCAGGGCGAGCTCACCTCTCCCTCGTTCACGGTCAATGAGCGCTACCTGAACTTCCTCGTCGGTGGTGGCCGTCACCCGGCGGTTCCCGGTGCGACACAGGGGGATCCAGGTGGCTCCGTCTTCGCGGACTTCGAGAACCTCGACCCCGCGACGCATCTGCCGACGGGATGGCGGGCGACCGGTGACTTCGTGGGCTACGGAGCGACGCCGTCGGGCCTGCCCAATCATCAGGGCCAGAACGTCCTCGACACGTGCGTGGTGCCCGACAAGTGCGACCCTGCCGTCGGCACGTTCGAGTCGCCCGAGTTCACCGTGACGCAGAAGTTCGTCAACCTCCTCATCGCCGGTGGGACTCACCCGCTCAGCGCCCCCGCGCCGACCGTCGTCGAACTCGTCGTCGATGGTCAGGTCGTGGGCTCCGTGACGGGCAACAGCTCGGGTGACATGGACTGGCGCTACATCGACGCCACCGCAGTGGTCGGCAAGGTGGCCCGCCTCGTCGTCCGGGACGACCGCAGCAGTGGCGACTGGGGCCACCTCATGGTGGACGACATCCGCTTCGGCGACACGGCCGCCGGACCTCGTGACCGGCAGACGACCGTCAACCTTGTCGTCGACGGCGAGGTCGTGCGCAGTGAGACCGGCAACGACAGCGAGTCCCTCGACTGGGCCTCCTGGGACCTCGCCGATTTGCAGGGCCAGTCGGCCCAGATCCGCGTCGTCGACCACAACAGCGGTGGTTGGGGACACGTGCTCGCCGACCAGTTCACGCTCGCTGGCGCGCCGGCGAAGAGTGGCACTGCGCGTGCGTCCTGGGTCGACTACGGCCGGGACAACTACGCGGGAGTGACGTTCAACGGCCTGCCGATGGACCAGAGGATCTCCATCAGCTGGATGAACAACTGGCAGTACGCCGGCGACGTCCCCACCGACCCGTGGCGCGGTCAGATGACGATGCCCCGAGAGCTGGCGCTGGTGTCGACCCCAGACGGTCCGCGTCTGTCGCAGAGCCCGGTCGACGGCATCAATGACATCGCGGTGAGCCGGTCCAAGCAGCAGGTCAAGGCACGTGGCGTCGTTGCCGGCGAGCGGCCCACGGGTCGCAGCGCCGAGTTGGCGAGAGTCGAGGTCCGCGTGGCCCTGGGCTCGGCCTCCGAGGCTGGCGTCGTCCTGCGACGCAGTGCTGATGGCGCTGTCGGGACGAAGGTGGGCGTGCGGCGTGACGGCACGCTCGTCGTCGATCGCACGAAGAGTGGGAACGTTGCGTTCAACCCTCTCTTCCCCAGCGTCGAGGAAGCACCAGTGACGCTCGAGAACGGCGAGGCGACGTTCACGGCATACCTCGATCGCAGTTCGGTCGAGGTGCTCGGTGAGGCGGGTCAGGTCTCGATCACGGACCTGATCTATCCGCCCGGGTCGGCCACGGGTGTCGGAACCTACGTCGTCGGGGGGCCTGCCAAGGCGATCGACATCAAGATCACGCCGATGACCCCCTGA
- a CDS encoding LacI family DNA-binding transcriptional regulator: MSDQAGRATMRDVAALAGVSIKTVSRVVNAEAGVADAVRSRVQDAVSRLDYRHHLGASNLRRGGGRSGLIGALLQDVSNSFSAALLRSLEDAARDRGTAILSASLDEEPDRERSLVHDLVTRRVDGLVLMPSTDRQDYLASEVRAGLPVVFVDREPRGVVADSVTVENLEGAQMGVEHLLAQGHRRIACLTDLAEIYTARDRRDGYVEAFRARGIRPDKQLCIQGLRGPGPAEAAVLHLMELAKPPTAIFAGRNDLTQGAVRALRQRGLSDSVALVGFDDFPLADLLAPALTVIRQDVGRIGRLTADLLMARLDGDTAAPKRLVVEPTLVVRGSGEIPPPDA; encoded by the coding sequence ATGAGTGACCAGGCGGGCCGCGCCACGATGCGCGATGTCGCAGCCCTGGCCGGGGTGAGCATCAAGACCGTCTCGCGGGTCGTCAATGCCGAGGCCGGCGTGGCAGACGCGGTCCGCAGTCGGGTGCAGGACGCGGTGAGCCGGCTCGACTACCGCCACCACCTCGGAGCCAGCAACCTCCGTCGGGGAGGTGGCCGTAGCGGACTCATCGGCGCACTCCTCCAGGACGTGAGCAACAGCTTCTCGGCGGCTCTGCTGCGTTCTCTCGAGGACGCCGCCCGGGATCGCGGCACCGCGATCCTGTCCGCGAGCCTCGACGAGGAGCCTGACCGCGAGCGCTCGCTCGTCCACGACCTTGTGACCCGGCGCGTCGACGGACTCGTGCTCATGCCCTCGACCGACCGGCAGGACTACCTCGCGTCAGAGGTTCGCGCTGGTCTGCCCGTCGTCTTCGTCGATCGCGAGCCGCGGGGGGTCGTCGCCGACTCGGTCACCGTCGAGAACCTCGAGGGCGCCCAGATGGGAGTCGAACACCTCCTCGCACAGGGGCATCGTCGGATCGCCTGCCTCACCGACCTCGCCGAGATCTACACCGCGCGCGACCGGCGGGACGGCTACGTCGAGGCGTTCCGGGCTCGCGGCATACGCCCCGACAAGCAGCTCTGCATCCAGGGGCTGCGCGGACCCGGGCCCGCCGAGGCAGCGGTTCTCCACCTGATGGAGCTCGCCAAGCCGCCGACGGCCATCTTCGCCGGACGCAACGACCTCACCCAGGGCGCCGTTCGGGCCCTGCGGCAGCGCGGCCTGAGTGACTCGGTGGCGCTTGTGGGGTTCGACGACTTCCCTCTCGCGGACCTCCTCGCGCCCGCCCTCACTGTCATCCGCCAGGACGTCGGTCGCATCGGCCGGCTCACCGCGGACCTGCTCATGGCACGCCTCGACGGTGACACCGCGGCCCCGAAGCGCCTCGTGGTGGAACCGACGCTGGTGGTGCGAGGATCCGGCGAGATCCCACCGCCTGACGCATGA
- a CDS encoding substrate-binding domain-containing protein produces the protein MRIPPRASRPLVCAVAAATALGLGACNRSSDTDAGGTGGGDAAVGVVLITKDSTNPFFVAMQEGAKADATKNNVKLTIASGKQEGDDQGQITAIEDAIARGDKGILITPMSTGVNAAIKKAREAGLFVIALDTPPDPVDTVDITFATDNRDAGKRIGQWAAGQVAGKPATIALIDLFSDKIVSVDYNRDQGFLEGMGIDVKDGKKNGDEAPTGKYTAGGGGDYTIVCNEAGNGEEAGGRTAMEKCLAKNPGINVVYTINEPTAVGANAALKAAGKTATIVSVDGGCDGVTSVKSGVIGATAQQYPLKMATMGMEAIAKIARGGEKPKTTEGLDFFDTGVALVTDKPAEGVESITSDEGSKICWGK, from the coding sequence ATGCGCATTCCCCCTCGTGCATCCCGCCCCCTCGTCTGTGCGGTGGCTGCCGCGACAGCCCTCGGACTCGGAGCCTGCAACCGCTCGAGCGACACCGACGCGGGCGGCACCGGCGGAGGCGACGCCGCAGTCGGTGTCGTCCTCATCACCAAGGACTCGACCAACCCGTTCTTCGTCGCCATGCAGGAAGGCGCCAAGGCCGACGCGACCAAGAACAACGTCAAGCTCACCATCGCCTCCGGCAAGCAGGAGGGCGACGACCAGGGCCAGATCACGGCCATCGAGGACGCCATCGCCCGTGGCGACAAGGGCATCCTCATCACCCCGATGAGCACCGGCGTCAACGCTGCGATCAAGAAGGCCCGCGAAGCCGGTCTCTTCGTCATCGCCCTCGACACCCCGCCCGACCCGGTCGACACCGTCGACATCACCTTCGCCACCGACAACCGCGACGCCGGCAAGCGCATCGGCCAGTGGGCCGCGGGTCAGGTCGCGGGCAAGCCCGCCACCATCGCGCTGATCGATCTCTTCAGCGACAAGATCGTCTCGGTCGACTACAACCGCGACCAAGGCTTCCTCGAGGGCATGGGCATCGACGTCAAGGACGGCAAGAAGAACGGCGACGAGGCCCCGACCGGCAAGTACACCGCGGGCGGTGGCGGCGACTACACGATCGTCTGCAACGAGGCCGGCAACGGTGAGGAGGCCGGTGGCCGCACGGCCATGGAGAAGTGCCTCGCCAAGAACCCCGGCATCAACGTCGTCTACACGATCAACGAGCCGACGGCCGTCGGCGCCAACGCCGCCCTCAAGGCAGCAGGCAAGACCGCGACGATCGTCTCCGTCGACGGTGGCTGCGACGGAGTCACGTCGGTCAAGAGCGGCGTCATCGGGGCCACGGCCCAGCAGTACCCCCTCAAGATGGCCACCATGGGCATGGAGGCCATCGCCAAGATCGCCCGCGGTGGCGAGAAGCCGAAGACCACAGAGGGCCTTGACTTCTTTGACACCGGTGTCGCCCTGGTCACCGACAAGCCAGCCGAGGGCGTTGAGAGCATCACGTCTGACGAGGGCTCCAAGATCTGCTGGGGCAAGTGA
- a CDS encoding ABC transporter permease, with product MSTTEVTSASAEFARRQQSPVQRLQHQLHGKPWMSPLFLLLVSFLVFFILTPTFLTANSMGILLQQTAVVAALAVGQTLVILTAGIDLSVGAIMVLSMMVMATLARDDGMPGILALLIGVALATGAGMLNGLLVTRINLPPFIVTLGTLSIFTAIALLYSGGSSIQADRMPDTLNFLGEGFGIGQFRLTWGIVVVILLYAVIGFVLSQTAWGRYVYAVGDDAESARLSGVPSMRILLGVYTVAGLIYGIAAWILIGRAGAATPNAAPDANLASITAVVIGGTSLFGGRGRLIGTLIGALIVQTFAFGLSQMGVDQQWRVLATGVLVIVAVAIDQWIRKVKA from the coding sequence ATGAGCACCACCGAGGTCACGTCTGCTTCCGCCGAGTTCGCTCGGCGGCAGCAGTCGCCCGTCCAACGGCTGCAGCACCAGCTCCACGGCAAGCCGTGGATGAGTCCGCTCTTCCTGCTGCTGGTGTCGTTCCTGGTGTTCTTCATCCTGACGCCCACCTTCCTCACGGCGAACTCGATGGGCATCCTGCTCCAGCAGACTGCGGTCGTCGCGGCGCTCGCCGTGGGGCAGACCCTGGTCATCCTCACCGCCGGCATCGACCTCTCGGTCGGCGCGATCATGGTGCTGTCGATGATGGTCATGGCCACCCTGGCCCGTGATGACGGGATGCCCGGCATCCTCGCGCTGCTCATCGGGGTCGCCCTCGCGACCGGCGCAGGAATGCTCAACGGGCTGCTCGTCACCCGGATCAACCTGCCGCCGTTCATCGTCACCCTCGGCACGCTGAGCATCTTCACGGCCATCGCCCTGCTCTACTCGGGCGGCTCGAGCATCCAGGCAGACCGAATGCCCGACACCCTCAACTTCCTCGGCGAAGGGTTCGGCATCGGTCAATTCCGCCTCACCTGGGGCATCGTCGTGGTGATCCTCCTCTATGCAGTCATCGGCTTCGTCCTGTCCCAGACCGCCTGGGGGCGATACGTGTATGCCGTCGGCGACGATGCCGAGTCGGCTCGCCTCTCCGGTGTGCCGAGCATGCGAATCCTCCTCGGTGTCTACACCGTGGCCGGACTCATCTATGGCATCGCGGCCTGGATCCTCATCGGTCGGGCCGGAGCGGCAACGCCCAACGCCGCTCCTGACGCCAACCTCGCGAGCATCACTGCGGTCGTCATCGGCGGGACGAGCCTCTTCGGTGGACGTGGCCGGCTGATCGGCACGCTCATCGGTGCGCTCATCGTGCAGACGTTCGCGTTCGGACTGTCCCAGATGGGCGTCGACCAGCAGTGGCGCGTCCTCGCCACCGGCGTCCTCGTCATCGTGGCGGTCGCCATCGACCAGTGGATCAGGAAGGTGAAGGCATGA
- a CDS encoding ATP-binding cassette domain-containing protein, translating to MSTTTSDLEVAHGGVPAGKEHIYDKQPVLSARNLVITFGRVVGLDGVNLDLYPGEVLAVIGDNGAGKSTLIKCLTGAYIPDSGDITLNGEPVSFKKPQDARDAGMETVYQQLAVIPALDIASNLYLGREERRKGPLGSVLRMLDKKGMEKRAGESVQDLGIQTIQNMSQAVETLSGGQRQAVAVARAAAFGSKVIVLDEPTAALGVKESGMVLNMVKQLRDKGLSVILISHNMPQVWEVADRIHIQRLGGRAGVITPQSHDMGEGVAIMTGATKLSQDAP from the coding sequence ATGAGCACCACGACGAGCGACCTCGAGGTCGCCCACGGCGGTGTCCCCGCCGGCAAGGAGCACATCTACGACAAGCAGCCGGTGCTCTCGGCCCGCAACCTGGTCATCACCTTCGGTCGCGTGGTCGGGCTCGACGGCGTCAACCTCGACCTCTATCCCGGTGAGGTGCTCGCGGTCATCGGCGACAACGGTGCCGGCAAGTCGACACTCATCAAGTGCCTGACGGGTGCCTACATCCCGGACTCCGGTGACATAACCTTGAACGGCGAACCGGTCTCGTTCAAGAAGCCCCAGGACGCCCGCGACGCCGGCATGGAAACGGTCTACCAGCAGCTGGCCGTCATCCCCGCGCTCGACATCGCGAGCAACCTCTATCTCGGTCGCGAGGAACGACGCAAGGGTCCTTTGGGCTCGGTCCTGCGCATGCTCGACAAAAAGGGCATGGAGAAGCGGGCCGGCGAGTCGGTGCAGGACCTCGGGATCCAGACGATCCAGAACATGAGCCAGGCGGTCGAGACCCTCTCGGGTGGGCAGCGCCAAGCCGTGGCCGTCGCCCGTGCCGCGGCGTTCGGCAGCAAGGTCATCGTCCTCGATGAGCCCACCGCTGCTCTGGGCGTCAAGGAGTCGGGCATGGTGCTCAACATGGTCAAGCAGCTGCGTGACAAGGGGCTGTCGGTCATCCTCATCTCGCACAACATGCCGCAGGTGTGGGAGGTCGCGGACCGGATCCACATCCAGCGGCTCGGTGGTCGGGCTGGGGTCATCACCCCCCAGTCCCATGACATGGGTGAGGGCGTGGCGATCATGACCGGCGCCACCAAGCTCAGCCAGGACGCGCCGTGA
- a CDS encoding universal stress protein — MTIVVGYIPSPPGLAAVEAAIEEAERRGSRLVVVNSGVLGDYSGPSFAEPQDLDALDAQLTERGIEHEVRQMTRGLAPAEEILSVAAEVSADLIVIGVRRRSPLGKLVTGSTAQQVLLDATCAVLAVKA, encoded by the coding sequence GTGACCATCGTCGTCGGCTACATCCCGAGCCCTCCGGGACTCGCGGCGGTCGAGGCCGCCATCGAGGAGGCGGAGCGACGTGGCTCACGGCTCGTTGTCGTGAACTCCGGCGTCTTGGGCGACTACTCGGGCCCGAGCTTCGCCGAGCCGCAGGACCTCGACGCCCTCGACGCCCAGCTCACTGAGCGGGGCATCGAGCACGAGGTCCGGCAGATGACGCGTGGCCTCGCACCGGCAGAAGAGATCCTGTCGGTCGCCGCGGAGGTCAGTGCGGACCTCATCGTTATTGGCGTGCGAAGGCGGTCGCCGCTCGGCAAGCTCGTCACGGGCAGCACTGCACAGCAGGTCCTCCTCGACGCGACCTGCGCAGTCCTGGCGGTCAAGGCCTGA